GTAATATGTTTAAAAGCAAGGCCTGAAATCATTGTAAGGAATATGGGTGAAAACAAAGATAGACCTTTACTGATGTGTAATGATACACTTGAAAGAGTACAAAAGCTACTAAATGAAAGGGAACATTATTATAAATTTGCAGATTATACAATTGATGTTTCTGACATGACTATAAATGATGCAGCTTTAGCGGTTATTGAGGCATATTCAAAACTAAAGAACAAATGAAACCCAGGACGAGGATGGATATTTTATGAAAATAGTTGTTAAAGTTGGTACGAGTACCTTGACATATGAAAATGGTCAGCTAAATCTAGAGATGATGGAAAAATTGTCGAGGCAGATATCAAATTTGCAAAATAGAGGCGATAAAGTTATACTTGTTACATCAGGTGCAATCGGTGCAGGAATGGGAAAGCTTAATATAAAACAAAAGCCTAAAACACTGCCGGAAAAGCAATCACTTGCTGCAGTAGGACAAGGATTACTAATTGAACTTTACGAGAAATTTTTCAATGAGTATGGAAAGGTAACTGCACAGCTTTTGCTAACAAAAGACGATTTTTCTATAAGGGATAGATACTTAAATATAAGTTATACAATATCAAACCTATTAAACTATGGTGTAGTGCCAATAATAAATGAAAATGATACGGTTACTGTTGATGAAATAAAAATAGGCGATAATGATACACTTTCAGCACTTGTAGCAAGTCTTATTGAAGCAGACATTTTGATAATATTAACAGATATTGACGGGCTTTACAACAAAAATCCTTCGATTAACAATGACGCCATTTTGATCGATATCGTAGAGGAATTTTCAGATAAACTTTTTGATATTGCTGGCGGTGCCGGTACAAAATTTGGTACAGGTGGAATGTACACTAAGATGCAGGCAGCAAAGATATGCTATAATTCAGGTGTAAAAATGATTATAGCAAATGGAAAACTTGACAATGTTTTAAATAGGATTGCAAATGGTGAGAAAATAGGCACTACATTTATACCAATGCAAAATCCAATTTCCAGTAGAAAGGTATGGATTGCCTTCAATGCAAGTGTATTAGGTAAATTAGTCATAGATGACGGTGCTAAAAATGCCATATTAAATAAAGGAAAAAGCCTTTTGCCAGGTGGTATAAAATATACAGATGGTGAATATTCTGTAGGTGATTGTGTTTCTATAGTTGATACTAATGACAAAGAAATTGCAAGAGGATTAATTAATTATACATCATCTGAAGTTGATAAAATAAAGGGGTATAAATCTGGTGACATAGAGAAAATATTGGGATATAAAAACTATGATGAGGTTATC
This portion of the Thermoanaerobacterium sp. RBIITD genome encodes:
- the proB gene encoding glutamate 5-kinase, giving the protein MKIVVKVGTSTLTYENGQLNLEMMEKLSRQISNLQNRGDKVILVTSGAIGAGMGKLNIKQKPKTLPEKQSLAAVGQGLLIELYEKFFNEYGKVTAQLLLTKDDFSIRDRYLNISYTISNLLNYGVVPIINENDTVTVDEIKIGDNDTLSALVASLIEADILIILTDIDGLYNKNPSINNDAILIDIVEEFSDKLFDIAGGAGTKFGTGGMYTKMQAAKICYNSGVKMIIANGKLDNVLNRIANGEKIGTTFIPMQNPISSRKVWIAFNASVLGKLVIDDGAKNAILNKGKSLLPGGIKYTDGEYSVGDCVSIVDTNDKEIARGLINYTSSEVDKIKGYKSGDIEKILGYKNYDEVIHRDNLVIIS